A genomic window from Haladaptatus caseinilyticus includes:
- the gcvT gene encoding glycine cleavage system aminomethyltransferase GcvT produces MPLRKPPLRDRHDERGATFTEFGGWDMPVEFDSIKEEHQSVRDSVGIFDVSHMGEIEVSGPDAEQLMQQLTTNDVTQLSPGDSQYAMITDEQGHIIDDTVLYRLPEDDESDYLFIPNAGHDEQMHDRWKRFRNEWDLDAEIRNATDDYAMYAVQGPDAPEAVDEVTDESVIDLSKFEATYATVAGVRCWVARTGYTGEDGFELICPWDEAETVWDAFDCQPCGLGSRDTLRTEMGFLLSGQDFDHENDPRNPYEAKVGFTVKLDTEFVGRDALERAKEEGVEETFVGFRLIDRGVPRHGYDITNTDDAIIGTVTSGTMSPTLNEPIGLGYIPVEYADPGTVIRVMVRGQSKKAKIESTPFLKDKQ; encoded by the coding sequence ATGCCCCTTCGAAAACCGCCGTTGCGCGATCGACACGATGAGCGGGGCGCGACGTTTACCGAGTTCGGCGGGTGGGACATGCCTGTCGAGTTCGATTCGATAAAAGAAGAGCACCAGAGCGTTCGCGATTCCGTCGGCATCTTCGACGTCTCCCATATGGGCGAGATAGAAGTTAGCGGCCCGGATGCCGAACAGCTCATGCAGCAACTGACGACGAACGACGTGACACAATTGTCGCCGGGAGACTCCCAGTACGCGATGATTACCGACGAGCAGGGCCACATCATCGACGATACGGTCCTCTACCGACTTCCCGAAGACGACGAGTCCGACTATCTGTTCATCCCGAACGCGGGCCACGACGAACAGATGCACGACCGGTGGAAGCGATTCCGAAACGAGTGGGACCTCGACGCGGAAATTCGGAACGCTACGGACGATTACGCGATGTACGCCGTCCAAGGACCGGATGCCCCGGAGGCGGTGGACGAGGTAACGGACGAGTCCGTCATCGACCTCTCGAAGTTCGAGGCGACGTACGCGACTGTCGCAGGTGTACGGTGTTGGGTCGCGCGGACCGGTTATACGGGAGAAGACGGCTTCGAACTCATCTGCCCGTGGGACGAGGCAGAAACCGTCTGGGACGCGTTCGACTGCCAGCCGTGTGGCCTGGGGTCACGAGACACGCTTCGTACCGAGATGGGATTCCTGCTCTCCGGACAGGATTTCGATCACGAAAACGACCCGCGAAATCCGTACGAGGCCAAAGTAGGTTTCACGGTGAAACTCGATACGGAGTTCGTGGGACGCGATGCACTCGAACGAGCGAAAGAAGAGGGCGTCGAAGAGACGTTCGTCGGCTTCCGACTCATCGACCGAGGCGTTCCCCGCCACGGCTACGATATCACCAACACCGACGACGCAATCATCGGAACGGTCACGAGCGGAACGATGAGCCCGACACTGAACGAGCCCATCGGGTTGGGGTATATCCCGGTGGAGTACGCGGACCCCGGAACCGTCATCCGAGTGATGGTTCGTGGACAGTCGAAAAAAGCAAA